Proteins encoded by one window of Dietzia sp. B32:
- a CDS encoding sulfate/molybdate ABC transporter ATP-binding protein, producing MAEHPAAELHCRVGDRDVDLDLTVPAGRRVALVGPNGAGKSTALALLAGHLRPDSGKVRIGGRVVGSPRTHLPAHRRRVVSLEQRPGLLPHLSALDNVAYGPRARGIRRRAALDRARTELEAVGCADHADRRPHELSGGQAQRVALARALAVDPELVLLDEPLAALDVEVAPAIRRLLADRLTGRAVVLVTHDPLDLWSLADDVVVVASGRVTQSGTVEEVLARPASDFAARLAGVSLVEGVADDDELLTPGGDLVSGVRADAVAGWRSGARAVATVDPRAVAVHVDPARAVDSPPAPVPTTPTPPSAHAPASSPRNAWPARVVSLAPAGALTRVTAELRDGQRVDAEITSRSAAELALAPGCPVILVVKAAQVALYPRR from the coding sequence GTGGCTGAGCACCCCGCCGCCGAGCTCCACTGCCGGGTCGGCGACCGCGACGTCGACCTGGACCTCACCGTCCCCGCGGGCCGCCGAGTCGCGCTCGTCGGCCCCAACGGCGCGGGCAAGTCCACGGCCCTGGCCCTGCTCGCCGGGCACCTGCGACCGGATTCGGGCAAGGTCCGGATCGGCGGCCGCGTCGTGGGCTCGCCCCGCACCCATCTGCCCGCCCACCGCCGCCGCGTGGTGTCGCTCGAGCAGCGGCCCGGGCTGCTGCCCCACCTGTCCGCCCTGGACAACGTCGCGTACGGCCCGCGCGCCCGTGGCATCCGCAGGCGGGCCGCACTCGACCGCGCCCGCACCGAGCTCGAGGCCGTGGGCTGCGCCGACCACGCCGACCGCAGGCCCCACGAGCTGTCCGGCGGGCAGGCGCAGCGCGTCGCCCTCGCCCGGGCGCTCGCCGTGGATCCGGAGCTCGTCCTGCTCGATGAGCCCCTGGCCGCCCTCGACGTGGAGGTCGCGCCCGCGATCCGGCGTCTCCTCGCTGATCGGCTCACCGGACGGGCCGTGGTCCTGGTGACCCATGATCCGCTGGACCTGTGGTCGCTGGCCGACGATGTCGTCGTCGTCGCCTCCGGCCGCGTCACCCAGTCCGGCACGGTCGAGGAGGTCCTGGCGCGCCCCGCGTCCGATTTCGCCGCGCGCCTGGCCGGGGTCTCACTGGTGGAAGGAGTCGCCGACGACGACGAGCTCCTCACCCCCGGTGGCGACCTCGTCTCGGGGGTCCGCGCGGACGCGGTGGCGGGATGGCGGTCGGGAGCGCGGGCGGTGGCGACCGTCGATCCGCGGGCGGTGGCCGTCCACGTCGATCCCGCACGCGCCGTCGACTCTCCGCCGGCTCCGGTCCCCACGACACCGACCCCGCCGTCCGCGCACGCGCCTGCATCGAGCCCGCGGAACGCCTGGCCCGCGCGGGTGGTCTCCCTCGCCCCCGCCGGGGCGTTGACGCGGGTGACGGCCGAGCTCCGGGACGGTCAGCGGGTCGACGCCGAGATCACCAGCCGCTCGGCCGCCGAACTCGCGCTCGCTCCGGGCTGTCCCGTGATCCTGGTGGTCAAGGCGGCCCAGGTCGCGCTGTATCCGCGTCGCTGA
- a CDS encoding polyprenyl synthetase family protein, whose translation MSSDSVTGTAETATDHTVAGVDVGDADLAAELRARLDEVETLLVDRLQTGEDFLSEVALHLVTAGGKRFRPVVTLLSGALGPAPDRERLVKAAVVCEMIHLATLYHDDVMDEASMRRGVESANSRWDNSTAILAGDFLFAHSSMLLADLGPEAVQLIAQTFAELVTGQMRETVGPGVGGRDEGAAEHYLRVIWEKTGSLIAAAAQFGGRYSGATGEQIEHLRRLGDAVGIAFQIADDIIDIASPSAESGKTPGTDLREGVHTLPMIYAMENGSADSARLRELLSEPLTDDAEVAEALDLLRASDGMRRARATLEKYVDDAMTELDALPAGPANEALRRLVRFTVDRVG comes from the coding sequence ATGTCGAGCGATTCAGTGACCGGCACCGCGGAGACGGCGACCGACCACACGGTGGCGGGCGTGGACGTCGGCGACGCCGACCTCGCAGCCGAGTTGCGTGCGCGGCTCGACGAGGTCGAGACGCTGCTCGTCGACCGGCTCCAGACCGGCGAGGACTTCCTCTCCGAGGTCGCCCTGCACCTGGTGACCGCCGGAGGCAAACGATTCCGGCCCGTCGTCACGCTGCTGTCCGGCGCACTGGGCCCCGCACCCGACCGCGAGCGGCTCGTCAAGGCCGCCGTGGTGTGCGAGATGATCCACCTGGCCACGCTGTACCACGACGACGTCATGGACGAGGCCTCCATGCGCCGTGGTGTCGAGTCGGCGAACAGTCGATGGGACAACTCCACCGCGATCCTCGCCGGCGACTTCCTCTTCGCCCATTCCTCGATGCTGCTGGCCGACCTCGGGCCCGAGGCCGTGCAGCTCATCGCCCAGACGTTCGCCGAGCTCGTGACCGGGCAGATGCGCGAAACCGTCGGCCCGGGCGTCGGAGGTCGGGACGAGGGCGCCGCTGAGCACTACCTGCGGGTGATCTGGGAGAAGACCGGTTCGCTCATCGCCGCCGCCGCCCAGTTCGGCGGCAGGTACTCGGGAGCGACCGGCGAGCAGATCGAGCACCTGCGCCGTCTCGGCGACGCGGTGGGGATCGCCTTCCAGATCGCCGACGACATCATCGACATCGCCTCCCCGTCCGCCGAGTCGGGCAAGACCCCCGGCACGGACCTGCGCGAGGGCGTGCACACCCTGCCGATGATCTACGCGATGGAGAACGGCTCCGCGGACAGCGCCCGACTGCGCGAGCTGCTCTCCGAGCCCCTGACCGATGACGCCGAGGTGGCGGAGGCGCTCGACCTTCTGCGCGCATCGGACGGCATGCGGCGTGCCCGGGCCACCCTGGAGAAGTACGTCGACGACGCCATGACCGAACTCGACGCCCTGCCCGCCGGTCCCGCGAACGAGGCGCTTCGCCGGCTCGTGCGTTTCACCGTCGACCGCGTCGGCTGA
- a CDS encoding geranylgeranyl reductase family protein, translating to MGLPASTDVLVVGCGPAGSATATWLARAGREVTVLDAARFPRDKTCGDGLTPRAMLEVDRLGLGGWARDRITIRGLELRGFGHSRRVPWPAGEHGGTGSAVRRTVFDDRLRQAAVAAGAVVHDGVRVTDVERGDDGEVTAVRTEGGRVECRTLVVADGVRSPVGRLLGRTWHRDTVYAVAARSYVRSGRHDHPWIGSDLELRDEAGAIQPGYGWVFPLGDGEVNLGVGALATSARPANVAVKELLQHYARSVREDWALENEPRAVTSALLPMGGAVSTVAGPNWAAVGDAAACVNPLNGEGIDYALEGGRLLAELVVTGRGDLTTAWPQILRETYGESFAIARDAARLLTFPQFLPLAGPIGMRSQALMTAAVRCMSNTVADSDRDVVARGWRAAGSISRRLDRRPLFAD from the coding sequence ATGGGTCTTCCCGCGTCGACGGACGTCCTGGTGGTGGGCTGCGGCCCGGCCGGTTCGGCGACCGCCACGTGGTTGGCGCGTGCCGGACGCGAGGTCACGGTGCTGGACGCGGCGCGGTTCCCGCGCGACAAGACCTGCGGCGACGGGCTCACGCCGCGGGCGATGCTGGAGGTCGACCGGCTGGGGCTCGGCGGGTGGGCGCGGGACCGCATCACCATCCGCGGTCTCGAACTGCGGGGCTTCGGCCACTCCCGCCGGGTGCCGTGGCCGGCCGGTGAGCACGGCGGTACGGGGTCGGCGGTGCGGCGGACGGTGTTCGACGACCGGCTCCGGCAGGCGGCCGTGGCGGCGGGCGCCGTCGTCCATGACGGCGTGCGCGTGACCGACGTGGAGAGGGGCGACGACGGCGAGGTGACCGCCGTCCGGACCGAGGGCGGTCGCGTGGAGTGCCGAACCCTCGTGGTGGCCGATGGCGTGCGGTCGCCGGTGGGTCGGCTGCTCGGTCGGACCTGGCATCGCGACACGGTGTACGCCGTGGCGGCGCGATCCTATGTCCGGTCCGGGCGACACGATCACCCGTGGATCGGCTCCGATCTCGAGCTGCGCGACGAGGCGGGCGCCATCCAGCCGGGCTACGGCTGGGTGTTCCCGCTCGGCGACGGCGAGGTCAACCTCGGGGTGGGTGCGCTGGCGACCTCGGCGCGGCCGGCGAACGTCGCCGTCAAGGAGCTCCTGCAGCACTACGCCCGTAGCGTCCGCGAGGACTGGGCCCTGGAGAACGAGCCGCGGGCGGTGACGTCCGCGTTGTTGCCGATGGGCGGGGCGGTCTCGACGGTGGCCGGTCCCAACTGGGCCGCGGTCGGTGACGCCGCGGCGTGCGTGAACCCGCTCAACGGCGAAGGGATCGACTATGCGCTGGAGGGCGGCCGCCTACTGGCGGAGCTCGTCGTGACGGGCCGCGGCGACCTGACGACAGCGTGGCCGCAGATCCTGCGGGAGACGTACGGCGAGTCGTTCGCGATCGCCCGCGACGCCGCGCGACTACTGACGTTCCCGCAGTTCCTGCCGCTGGCGGGACCGATCGGGATGCGTTCGCAGGCGCTGATGACCGCGGCGGTGCGGTGCATGTCCAACACGGTCGCCGATTCGGACCGCGATGTGGTGGCCCGCGGCTGGCGGGCGGCGGGGTCGATCTCCCGCAGGTTGGACCGCCGGCCCCTCTTCGCGGACTGA
- a CDS encoding demethylmenaquinone methyltransferase has protein sequence MSRANLDKQPRDVASMFDGVAKRYDLTNTILSGGMDHVWRRRARSLLAPRPGERILDLAAGTAVSTVELAKSGAWCVAADFSLGMLRAGSGRDVPKVAGDAMRLPFADDSFDAATISFGLRNVQDTAAGLREMARVVRPGGRLAVVEFSTPVFPPFRALYMNYLMRALPKIATSVSSNPDAYVYLAESIRDWPDQQALLEIIEASGWERCSVTNLTGGIAAIHLARRPA, from the coding sequence GTGTCCCGCGCCAATCTCGACAAGCAGCCCCGCGACGTCGCGTCGATGTTCGACGGTGTCGCCAAGCGCTACGACCTGACCAACACCATCCTCTCCGGGGGGATGGATCACGTGTGGCGGCGGCGGGCCCGCTCGCTGCTCGCGCCGCGGCCCGGGGAGCGGATCCTCGACCTGGCCGCCGGCACCGCGGTGTCGACCGTCGAGCTCGCCAAGTCCGGCGCGTGGTGCGTGGCCGCGGACTTCTCGCTGGGGATGCTGCGGGCGGGCTCCGGCCGGGACGTGCCCAAGGTCGCGGGCGACGCCATGAGGCTGCCGTTCGCCGACGACTCCTTCGACGCCGCCACCATCAGCTTCGGGCTGCGCAACGTCCAGGACACCGCCGCCGGTCTGCGCGAGATGGCGCGGGTGGTCAGGCCGGGCGGGCGCCTGGCCGTGGTGGAGTTCTCCACGCCCGTGTTCCCGCCCTTCCGCGCGCTGTACATGAACTACCTCATGCGGGCGCTGCCCAAGATCGCCACCAGCGTGTCCTCCAACCCGGACGCGTACGTCTACCTGGCCGAGTCCATCCGCGATTGGCCGGACCAGCAGGCCCTGCTCGAGATCATCGAGGCCAGCGGCTGGGAGCGCTGCAGCGTCACCAACCTCACCGGAGGGATCGCGGCCATCCACCTGGCGCGCCGCCCCGCCTGA